A single genomic interval of Acipenser ruthenus chromosome 28, fAciRut3.2 maternal haplotype, whole genome shotgun sequence harbors:
- the LOC131701942 gene encoding interferon a3-like, producing the protein MDLRSLWKCISVMVDVSQSFSLGCKWIQHRYKDVSRDSLQLVTHMGKEFVMNEEHVENIPSPGGVYITNSQVSNISIICEVLHHISKLYNGNMDSVRWDQEKLDRFQSNLHTQTAHLKQCMDKEVIHSSGDHGKENQRIIHYFKKLENYLKRKKNSAHAWEIIRTQVWKHLQRLDLITASLRRPRNTSHV; encoded by the exons ATGGATCTGAGGAGCTTATGGAAATGCATCTCTGTGATGGTAGACGTGAGCCAGAGTTTTTCTCTGGGATGCAAGTGGATTCAGCACCGGTACAAAGACGTGAGCCGGGACAGCCTGCAACTGGTAACACACATG ggTAAAGAGTTCGTGATGAACGAAGAACACGTGGAGAACATCCCCTCCCCAGGTGGTGTTTACATAACAAACTCACAG GTGAGCAATATTTCGATTATATGCGAAGTGCTTCATCATATCAGTAAGCTGTACAATGGAAATATGGACTCTGTGAGGTGGGACCAAGAAAAGCTGGACAGGTTTCAAAGCAACCTCCATACTCAGACTGCTCATCTTAAACAATGT ATGGATAAGGAGGTGatccacagctcaggagatcatGGGAAAGAGAACCAGagaattattcattattttaagaaACTGGAAAATTATTTGAAACGAAAG AAAAACAGTGCTCATGCCTGGGAGATTATCAGAACACAAGTTTGGAAACATTTGCAACGTCTTGACCTGATCACAGCTTCCTTGAGGAGACCAAGGAACACTTCACATGTTTAA